A region of the Cryptococcus neoformans var. neoformans B-3501A chromosome 6, whole genome shotgun sequence genome:
CATCAACCTTCAGGGGATGGCTTAAGCGCTCGTCCCATTACCGTCACCATCTcgtttcctctttccatctttttcttcttcgtatCCATTTCTGCGTTTTCAAACAGGCTCGGTCAATGATGCCTCCTACTCCCCGCACCAACGCTagctcatcctcctccccttaTCCTCCGTCCCGCCCCAACTCTGCAAAGCCCGCCATTTCTTCAAATGGTAACTCCAGTACGGCAAATTCGTCACTGATACTCCGCAAGCAGCTTATGGGTGGGTTACTTTGGATTCTGCCGTACTGCTGGCCGTAAAGTCGCGATACTTAAACGGCAACAAGGGACAAATGCGGGGACGATTTGCTGACAAGTTTGTAGAGCTCCAGAAGCATCCCGTGGACGGATTCTCTGCTGGTCTTGTGGACGATGATAACATGCTGGAGTGGGATATCGTCATTATGGGGTACATAACTTCCAGTTAACATACTCGGTAATGCGTCTGCTGACTTATTTCCAGTCCTGTGGATACTTTATGGGAAGGCGCCATTCTCAAAGCTCGACTCATTTTCCCTCCTGTATGTCTCTTTCATGCTACTATACAGTTGACGAGATAGGGTGGCAAGCTGACTGTGATGGCAGGAGTACCCTTTATTACCCCCAAAGATGATCTTCGATTCTGAAATGTGGCATCCTAATAGTGCGTCTTATCCACTTTCATTCCGTTTTCCTGTTCGGTCCTATCATCCTTTCCGCCCTCGGTCTCTTTCTCATGGATTGCGCTAAATTTGATTGTACCACTCCAGTATACAACAAGGGCGATAAGAAGGGAGAAGTCTGTGTTTCTATCTTGGTAAGTCCTGGAAAATTATGCTTATTCATCGCATTTGCCACCCACATCCCACCTTCAATTTTTGCTGACGTACTTTCCTTCTTATCTTGCTTCTCATCACAGCACCAGCcaggtgaagatgaatgGGGGTTCGAAGATGCAGGAGAAAGATGGTTACCCGTCCACACGGTTGAATCTGTCGTACGTCCTTCGCTACTATTTGCGGCAGATTGTCATGCTCGTTAGCTaatctcttctcttgcttccatcttcctcacatCTGTTGGCGCATTTTAACAGTTGATTTCCGtcatctcccttctctctcaagaCGTCCCAgacctctcttcccccgcCAACGTCGATGCGGCCAAGGAGGTTAGGGAAGATTATCCCTCatacaagaagaaggttaAGCGGTTGGCAAGGAGAAGTGCTGAGGAGGCTTATGATTGATGCTGTTACATGTCTAGAATGGGAAAGTTGGCAATGACCCATGGTGGAATCCATTGGTTGAATCCATGTGTGtagaagggagagaaagacgaggatCGTAATATAACATGTTTGTCGTACTATATAGCTCGGACCTTTTTGTGCTCCTGCCTTCTGgttctccatcttcccattGCCATCGCCTTTTGCATAATTATTCACTACTTCGCTTTTCAGTTTCGAAGCCCAGAATTTCGATCACATTTCATTATTTTCACTGTACCTATGCTCCAATTTCCGTCGGAATTATGTATGCGCATTTACGATTCTCTGCGCGAAGGaaaggtggtggtggcggggCGAACAGTTGCCAGATCATCAAGTTACTACTACTGCAATGTCGAGTGTCAGCAGACCGTAATAATATGGATTTTGATATCTACGTATATGAAGCTGTTCTCTTTGAACGCTTTGGCTAACCACGATTAGCTGGCAAATCCTACCAAACCCCGGCTGGGGACTTCTTCTGCGTGGGGCAAATACCGTGGCAGCAGGTTACTAATTTCAAAGTAATAAAAAAGTAAAAGTTGAATGCCTCCATGCCGATTCGAACGACAGACCTCCCCATTAGTCCGCGAAAAAGATCTGGTAATTACTAGTGGGGTGTTATAGCCAACTAAACTATAGAGGCTTCCATGCAAGCGCAAATGGTGTTACTTCTACATTGAAAATGTGAAGTTTATATTGTTCAAATAATTACATTCGTTTTACTAGCTATACATCTTCTCGGAAACAAGTGTATTTTTTCTGTTTACTCAGGGATTAACCGCTAGGAATAAACGATCTAGTTTTGAAATGTCCTTCAGCAATGAGCGGTTCTTTATTACGTTGTGTAATAAtaaagggagaagaaatgtGCTCCTCCCTTGCAGATCACGTATTATTTATCGCTCCTTGCGCTGTTGTTGTCGATCATCATTGATATTACGACAATATCGTTATTCATtatcttcttgtccttaTTTTCCGTTTTCTGTTAATTCATTCAGGAGTACTCCATTGATTCCATCGTTTTATTGTCACCTGTCAATTGACCTTTCCAGCTGTTACTGTTGCGACGGACCGCCCATGATCTCCGGTCCGCTTTTTTCTCTAACCACGCTAGGACCATTTTTCTACCGATGTAATTGGGGGGCAATTGTCCACATAAATCTATTTTTTGTCATGGCGCCTCGTGACCTCTACTACCCACCAGTGAGTTCAAATTCTGAGCTCCCGGCAACATCTCTTTTTGTTTCggttgagaagagaaggaggaagaaagatgcGCAAGGACAAATCCGATGGGCGGAGGCGACTGGCGTGCCAAGGATGGATCGTGCCTGAACATGAACTAATGTACGATCAATTTCCGTCATCGTCAAAttctacatcttcttcgtcgaATCTTTCAGCCGTAAACCTCCACCAAGCCTGTCCATTGAAGCCATAATACTCTACAACTTTGGAGGGCGACTGTATCTATCTCGCGATGGAAAGAAACTGGTCAACCGCCGGCCCGCCTGACTTAAATAAGCCGATGCAATCGCGGACGATGCTTTCATTTATTTGATATGTATATAAAGGAAGAATAATCTGCAGAGAAACCACCTTTCTTGACCTACTACTACAAGAAGCATTTTGACGATATGTTAAAGCGACTTGATCTGGTAACTACAGCTCTTCTGGCCGTGACAGGTGTTGCGGGGAAGATTACCTACTCTGAGACGAATGACAGTAAGTCAACATCTGATCAATTTAGGGCGACTGAGCCCTGGCTGACCGATTTATTTTGTTCCAGCCATCACTCTATCTTCTGATAGATTGACTCTGGGGTAGGTAAAACTGTGCGGGAAAGATAAGATGGATTGCTTACCTATGATAAAGGGTAAATAAGACGTTGGGCGCTATGACAGGTCTTGAGTTTGACAATGTAGATGTCTTGGGTCCTGTGTCTGGCCGTATTGGTATGGGGTGAGtgacatcttctttcagTCGATTGTGAGAGGGCGGATCTCACATGTCATTCTGGTAGCTATTTTGACTGCTATTGCATTCCTGCCGTAAATACTTCAGTATGGACACCGGACAACCCAAACCCACAATCATCTCGTCATTGTCGGTGTTCATCCACCAGCTAAATATTCCATTGAATACTCATGTGTTATCGTAGATTATGTCGGCCAATCTCAGATGGCCAGTTTCGAAGTCCATCAAGGGAATGACAGAAACAATAACCCTTGGATTGGCTTGATCATGAGCGAAACGGTTCGTCTAATCATGTAGCTTATACCTGAAATATCAACTGATGCCTATCAAGTATGAGGGTACAGGTCAATTCTTCCAGCAATGGTGGTTCTTACGTGATGGCGAACCTGGCTACCACACCTTTACTAGACTCCAGTTCGACAATGGGACTGAGGGTATTGATTTAGGTAATTTGCAAGAGTTCCGCCAAGTGGTGAGTACAACCGCCGGCTCTATGACTTGCGTGTGCACGCTTGCCTAATTTAGTAAAACAGATCTCCCCTAATAGCGACATCTGGACCCATCTTGTGACGAACGACGTCCAATACGGTCATCTCCCCTCTGATGAAGCTACGGGTAACCAGACGTGAGTTACCTGTGTTGCATTACCCGTGCATTCATATTGATGTGATTTGCAGTACTGTTCAAGATGCTACATGGTACTACAACATCACTGAAGGGAACCCCTATAGAACCGAATCGTGAATCCTTTGTTTTCAAAATTCAGCGCAGCTCGCACTTACTTGAAGTTAGTTCTGACTATTTTACCAAGTATGAATGGGCAGATCTCTATGGTAAGTTCCCCAATCTGCGAAAATGG
Encoded here:
- a CDS encoding hypothetical protein (Match to ESTs gb|CF185985.1|CF185985, gb|CF185844.1|CF185844; HMMPfam hit to UQ_con, Ubiquitin-conjugating enzyme, score: 214.2, E(): 2.5e-61); translated protein: MMPPTPRTNASSSSSPYPPSRPNSAKPAISSNGNSSTANSSLILRKQLMELQKHPVDGFSAGLVDDDNMLEWDIVIMGPVDTLWEGAILKARLIFPPEYPLLPPKMIFDSEMWHPNIYNKGDKKGEVCVSILHQPGEDEWGFEDAGERWLPVHTVESVLISVISLLSQDVPDLSSPANVDAAKEVREDYPSYKKKVKRLARRSAEEAYD